Part of the Kordiimonas pumila genome is shown below.
AGCAAATCTTTGACCAAAAATGAGCCAACAATCATCCTGACACGATTATGCATCCACCCGGTTTGCCAAAGCTGGCGCATCCCTGCATCCACAATAGGAAACCCTGTCATTCCTTTTTGCCATGCCTTCACCGCGGGGCTTGTGCCTTCATGCCACGGAAAATGCAGAAACTTAGCCTTCAACGGCTTGATGCGCATCTCTGGATTATAAAAGAGCTGATGATAGCTAAAGTCACGCCAACCCAACTCCCTAAGATACGCAAGCGCTGCCGTGCTTTTAGTCGCATCACCAAGGTGCATACTGACCTTATGCCAGATTTGGCGCGGGCTTATTTCCCCGAAAGCTAAATAAGGAGATATTTTTGAAGTACCATCAACCCCCGGAATATCACGCGCTGTTTGGTATTCATCCATCGTGGCATCTACAAAAAAGTCTAACCTTTCAATAGCCGCCTCTTCGCCCACTTGCCATTCTGCTGCTATTGGTTCAGCCCATGATGCTGGTTTTGGCTCAAGCCCTAATGCGCCAATACTGGTTGTTGCGGGCCAGCTTACTGGCGCCTGTATTTTTTGGGGCACAGGTAGCGGCACTGCGTTATCTATTAACGACAGGGCCTGTTTCCAGAACGGCGTAAAAACACTGTACGGCGTGCCAGATTTGCTCACGACCTGCTCTGGCTCTAAAAGCAGCCGCCCAGCATAGCGCTTACACGTCAGCCCATTTTTCTCGGCAAAGTCATGCAGGTATTCTTCGGTTTTTTTATCATGCTCGCTGTAACCTCGTGTCATGTAAACACCGCATGCCCCAGTCTCCGTGCACACATCCATCACTACATCTGCAACGGTGCCGCGCCTTACAACAAGGCCTGAACCTAGCTTTTTAAGGCTGGCATCAAGTTTAGAAAGAGATTGCAACAGCCACCAGCGCGAAGCGGCACCCGGTGCGTTATCATGCGTATTATCATATACATACAGCGGTATAACCGGGCCGGATGTAGCGCATGCCGCCGCCAAAGCAGGATGGTCTGCGAGCCGAAGGGCATTATTCATTAAAACTATTAAAGGCGTTTCCATACAGGGCCGATATAGTTACAAATCGAGTATCCGGTCAATATCTTTAGGAAGCGCTTTCTGCTTTTCCAAAAGAGAGATGCCAATAAAAAGGATCATTGATGTTAGCATTGCTAAAAAACCCGCAGATATACCGTACGGTATTTTAATCTGTAAAAGATGAACCGTAAGGTTAATGGCTACGCTGCTTATGATAGCAACAATGGCGGCATTAGCTGATGCCTTTTTCCAATTCAGACCAAAAAGTACAATTGGCGTTAAAGCTGCAGCAAATGTGCCCCAGCCAAATGCCCCCAGCAAAGCAACAAGAGCCGCATTTTCATAATAACTATACAGCGCAAAACCCGCCGCCAACACAGACAACCCTACCGTTGCAACACGCGCCCACAACAATTCATTATTGAGAGACCTACCCCGCAAAGCCTTTGGAATATCATGAATAATAGCCGCAGCCCCAATGTTTAAAAAGCTATCCGCTGTAGACATAATGGCCGCAAATAACCCTGCAAACACAATGCCTGCCAGTAAAGGCGGTGCGTATGCTGTTAGAAAAAAGGGAGCTGCTTCATCCGGGCTACCAAGCGGCAAGGCAACATCACCAAGCACCAGTGCCCGCATCACAACGCCAACAGAAATCCATAGCATTGCAGCAACAAGATAGCCAAGTGTTGTCATGGGCAGGATAATACGGTTATCAGAAATATTCCTATTCATCATCATTTTGGTAACAACATGCGGCTGACCAGAAAGCCCTAACCCAAATAGGAAAAACCATGAAAGTGAGGCCATTGCCCCCATTGTACCAAAGGGCATAATATCTTCGCCGTCATGCATCAGTAAAATGCTGCTTGCTTCCGCAAAACCGCCCTCAAACACATGCGCCGCAGTAATTACAACAAGCGCGCCAGACACAATCATGACAATACCCTGTACCAGGTCAGTATATACTGACGCGATAATACCGCCCGTAACACAGTAAAAAATAAGCACTGTTGACGAAATAACCACACAGGTAAACAGGCTGATCCCTGCAAACATTTCTGTTGAAATCAGGATAGACTGTAAAACAAGCGCCATAGCCAAAATCTGTGTTGCCATGTACCCCATTACCCCCAGCAAGATCGTGCTTGCTGTCAAGAGCCGGGTAGCTTCACTGTTATATCTGGCAAAAATGAGATCAGGCAGCGACATTGTATCTCTGACCTCGGCGATCATGCGGATACGCTTTGAGATCAGGTAAAATCCTGTTGCATATCCAAGAGCTGCACACACCACCATCCACACCGACGATAGGCCACTTGCATAAACAAGCCCCGGCCCACCAACAAAACCAAAGCCGGAAAGTGTCGAGGAAAATACCGCAAGGCTAACAACAACAGGCCCAAGGCCGCGCCCTGCTACAAAAAAATCCCCTGCCGACTTTGTACGGCGCATAGCCCAAACGCCGACCCCAATACAGATGAGCAAATATATAAAAACGCATGACAGTATGATGGCCTGACGCATATCTTCCATTATATGCCCCTCTCAGAACTCTTGCATTCCTGAACAAGCTTTTTAAAAGCGGCCTCATCATCGTGGGTGAAAAAATACCGACGAAACCCTATGACATAAAAAATATTAAACAGCATGTACCCAAGCCAAATACCCCAAAAGGTCCAATTGGTTGGTGCAGGAAACCCAAACGCAATGCTGGTTTCCCCTGTTTGCAGATACGCCTCATACCCTGTATATAAAAACGCCCAAACAGCCAAATTAACAAACGTGACAAGCACTATAAAACCGATAAG
Proteins encoded:
- a CDS encoding cryptochrome/photolyase family protein, with the translated sequence METPLIVLMNNALRLADHPALAAACATSGPVIPLYVYDNTHDNAPGAASRWWLLQSLSKLDASLKKLGSGLVVRRGTVADVVMDVCTETGACGVYMTRGYSEHDKKTEEYLHDFAEKNGLTCKRYAGRLLLEPEQVVSKSGTPYSVFTPFWKQALSLIDNAVPLPVPQKIQAPVSWPATTSIGALGLEPKPASWAEPIAAEWQVGEEAAIERLDFFVDATMDEYQTARDIPGVDGTSKISPYLAFGEISPRQIWHKVSMHLGDATKSTAALAYLRELGWRDFSYHQLFYNPEMRIKPLKAKFLHFPWHEGTSPAVKAWQKGMTGFPIVDAGMRQLWQTGWMHNRVRMIVGSFLVKDLLWHWHEGETWFWDTLVDADIASNAASWQWVAGCGADASPYFRIFNPVTQGEKFDPAGAYIRSFVPELCDLPNEWIHKPFDAPLEVLAVAGITLGHTYPAPLVDRKKARASALAALASIKD
- a CDS encoding sodium:solute symporter family transporter — translated: MEDMRQAIILSCVFIYLLICIGVGVWAMRRTKSAGDFFVAGRGLGPVVVSLAVFSSTLSGFGFVGGPGLVYASGLSSVWMVVCAALGYATGFYLISKRIRMIAEVRDTMSLPDLIFARYNSEATRLLTASTILLGVMGYMATQILAMALVLQSILISTEMFAGISLFTCVVISSTVLIFYCVTGGIIASVYTDLVQGIVMIVSGALVVITAAHVFEGGFAEASSILLMHDGEDIMPFGTMGAMASLSWFFLFGLGLSGQPHVVTKMMMNRNISDNRIILPMTTLGYLVAAMLWISVGVVMRALVLGDVALPLGSPDEAAPFFLTAYAPPLLAGIVFAGLFAAIMSTADSFLNIGAAAIIHDIPKALRGRSLNNELLWARVATVGLSVLAAGFALYSYYENAALVALLGAFGWGTFAAALTPIVLFGLNWKKASANAAIVAIISSVAINLTVHLLQIKIPYGISAGFLAMLTSMILFIGISLLEKQKALPKDIDRILDL